A stretch of Vigna angularis cultivar LongXiaoDou No.4 chromosome 4, ASM1680809v1, whole genome shotgun sequence DNA encodes these proteins:
- the LOC108331517 gene encoding uncharacterized protein LOC108331517 isoform X2, whose translation MLRFLCTLLLPAMTGGRCLPLKDMTEEGDAAAVRRPYRSDFVAEITRDFSVSEIDYLSQARKALSESSPFDVAEETSTSAALTLPSGLAGLLNRQTDNRRRPKKSHSGGQKRKSSTRANQKKPEDSNIWIETEEYFRDLTLADIDFLLEFSRTSSLASQDFSIPLLGNIPTYNAVRSYSEKEMEPAPKVSVGVGGEDEKKGDLVGSEDAKKVGEAVESEDGLLVIEAIDDAVVEQPCPRDDRNQDSSDSAISLEWFLGRRNKLSLTSQRPSKKRRLLGVEAGLEKVIMSCPYDEGQPFCHYCGRGDTGSDSNRLIVCAACKMAVHGKCYGVHEGVDEAWLCSWCKQMGDVDESVNPCVLCPKKGGALKPVYSSVKGAGSAAFVHLFCSLWMPEVYIDDLEKMEPVMNVGEVKETRKKLVCSVCKSKCGACVRCSHGSCRTSFHPSCARDARHRMEVWAKYGNDNVELRAFCLKHSDLPESKSILPQEAFIEVRNELSEASDLPVTLPVSGEHNLRDCRNGGLVSDSNPDKLNHCDEPPDGGLPDCRLSDHMLGCGAVPQQNVEVVERGNENADGSDSNSFALVLKKLIDRGKVNVKDVALEIGISPDTLTANTNEAYMAPDVRHKIVNWLKGHVYSGAFQKGLKVKFKPANASKIDSGATDGSDTLPISDSGLLDPVAVKSVPPRRRTTNNIRILKDNKVICSSEGVTSENGMPVHMCRIGQSNCENPTSSNEASIPNATETNLPKYEDVFQEVQENADNPHKSCLSGYVSDDKCSICLQNPSTLSYQQFLVHSASEPSDSGFIKGAISSYIHPFINKKLLQIQDGVPLENVICSTDKGNSGLVESFGASGCSNSQNQNLTSSEISKPDEVKREQLVRTKKVELLEFSPQDELEGELVYFQYRLLQNVVAKRRHIDNLIYSVAKSLPHEIDKAHQQRWDDVIVNQYLRDLREAKKQGRKERKHKEAQAVLAAATAAAAASSRSFRKDTLDESMQQENFLKSDHLNGRAGACSQPMPRAKETLSRVAVTRTSSEKYSDFCMPTSDFSKEQCKSCDICRRSETILNPILVCSGCKVSVHLDCYRSVKETTGPWYCELCEDLSSRSSEASAINFWEKPYISVKCALCGGTTGAFRKSSDGQWIHAFCAEWVFESTFRRGQIDAVEGMESVPKGVDTCCICHSKNGVCMKCCYGHCQTTFHPSCARSAGLYMNARTAGGKVQHKAYCEKHSLEQKAKAENQKHGIEELKSIRQIRVELERLRLLCERIVKREKIKRELVLCSHDILAFKRDNVARSVLVHSPFILPDGSSESATTSLKGNTEGYRSCSEPPQRSDDVTVDSSISAKRRVRVAISMDADPKLDDDCSTSQSKYNHKIPERTQFSGKKIPHRAAASRNILDEGGWRSKSRKHAETFGKELVMTSDEASMKNSRLPKGYAYVPADCLSNDKHSNEDMYASGPVEHDR comes from the exons ATGCTCCGCTTCCTGTGTACCTTGTTGTTGCCGGCTATGACCGGGGGACGATGTCTCCCGTTGAAGGACATGACGGAGGAAGGGGATGCCGCTGCCGTGAGGAGACCCTATCGGTCTGATTTTGTGGCGGAAATTACTCGTGATTTTTCCGTAAGTGAAATTGATTACTTATCCCAGGCTAGGAAAGCTCTCTCAGAAAGTTCTCCCTTTGATGTTGCCGAAGAAACTTCGACTTCTGCTGCGCTGACGCTGCCCAGTGGATTGGCTGGCCTGCTGAACAGACAGACTGATAACAGGAGACGTCCGAAGAAGTCCCATTCTGGTGGGCAAAAGAGGAAATCTTCGACTAGGGCAAACCAGAAGAAACCTGAGGATTCTAACATTTGGATTGAGACTGAGGAGTACTTTAGAGACCTAACCTTGGCAGATATTGACTTCTTGCTTGAGTTCTCTCGCACTTCTAGTTTAGCTTCTCAGGACTTCTCCATTCCATTATTGGGAAATATTCCGACCTACAATGCAGTTCGAAGTTATAGCGAGAAGGAAATGGAGCCTGCTCCTAAAGTCAGCGTAGGAGTCGGTGGTGAGGATGAAAAGAAGGGTGATTTAGTGGGTAGTGAGGATGCAAAGAAGGTTGGTGAAGCTGTGGAAAGTGAGGATGGATTGTTGGTAATTGAGGCAATTGATGATGCTGTTGTTGAACAACCATGTCCTCGGGATGACAGGAATCAAGACAGTTCTGATTCTGCTATCAGTTTAGAATGGTTTTTGGGACGTAGGAATAAACTTTCTTTAACTTCTCAGCGTCCCTCCAAGAAAAGGAGGCTTTTGGGCGTTGAGGCTGGTTTGGAGAAAGTTATAATGTCTTGTCCTTATGACGAGGGTCAACCGTTTTGCCACTACTGTGGCAGAGGAGACACTGGCAGTGACTCCAATAGGTTAATTGTATGCGCAGCTTGTAAAATGGCAGTTCACGGGAAGTGCTATGGGGTGCATGAGGGTGTGGATGAGGCTTGGCTGTGCTCCTGGTGCAAACAAATGGGTGATGTTGATGAATCAGTGAATCCTTGTGTTCTTTGTCCAAAGAAGGGTGGTGCATTAAAACCAGTTTATAGCAGTGTGAAAGGTGCTGGCTCAGCTGCATTTGTGCACTTATTCTGCTCTCTGTGGATGCCTGAGGTTTATATAGATGATCTGGAGAAGATGGAACCTGTTATGAATGTGGGGGAAGTCAAGGAAACCAGGAAGAAATTAGTGTGTAGTGTTTGCAAATCAAAGTGTGGTGCATGTGTTCGGTGCAGCCATG GAAGCTGCAGAACTTCTTTCCACCCTTCATGTGCAAGGGATGCGAGACATAGGATGGAGGTTTGGGCAAAGTATGGTAATGATAAT GTTGAGTTGCGGGCTTTTTGCTTGAAACACTCGGATCTACCAGAGAGCAAAAGCATCTTGCCACAGGAAGCCTTTATAGAGGTTAGAAATGAATTATCAGAAGCCAGTGACCTTCCAGTGACATTGCCAGTGAGTGGTGAACACAACTTGAGAGATTGCAGGAATGGAGGATTAGTTTCTGACAGTAATCCAGACAAATTGAACCATTGTGACGAACCACCAGATGGAGGACTACCTGATTGCAGGTTAAGTGATCACATGTTGGGATGTGGTGCTGTGCCCCAACAAAATGTTGAAGTGGTAGAGAGAGGGAATGAGAATGCTGATGGATCTGATTCTAACAGTTTTGCTCTAGTTTTGAAGAAG TTGATTGATCGAGGAAAAGTTAATGTAAAAGATGTAGCATTGGAGATTGGCATTTCACCAGATACATTAACTGCAAATACAAAT GAAGCTTATATGGCCCCTGATGTCCGACACAAAATAGTGAATTGGCTAAAAGGCCATGTATATTCCGGTGCATTTCAGAAGGGTTTAAAGGTCAAATTCAAACCAGCCAATGCATCCAAAATTGATAGTGGAGCCACGGATGGCTCTGATACTTTACCAATATCAGACTCAGGTTTGCTGGATCCTGTTGCTGTTAAGTCGGTTCCGCCAAGGAGGAGAACAACCAATAACATTAGGATTTTGAAGGATAATAAAGTGATATGTTCATCTGAGGGGGTTACAAGTGAGAATGGGATGCCGGTACACATGTGCAGAATAGGTCAGTCCAACTGCGAGAATCCAACAAGTTCCAATGAAGCATCCATCCCTAATGCAACAGAAACg AACTTACCCAAGTATGAGGATGTTTTTCAAGAAGTTCAAG AGAATGCTGATAACCCTCACAAATCCTGCTTATCTGGGTACGTTTCAGATGACAAGTGTAGTATTTGTTTGCAAAATCCTTCTACGCTTTCATATCAGCAATTTCTTGTTCATTCTGCTTCAGAACCATCTGATTCTGGTTTCAT AAAGGGTGCAATCTCTAGTTACATTCATCCATTCATCAACAAGAAATTGCTGCAGATTCAGGATGGGGTGCCCTTGGAGAATGTTATAT GTTCAACTGACAAGGGAAATTCGGGTTTGGTTGAATCCTTTGGAGCTAGTGGCTGCTCAAATAGCCAAAATCAGAACTTAACTTCCAGTGAAATATCAAAGCCTGACGAAGTAAAGAGGGAGCAATTGGTTAGGACTAAAAAAGTGGAACTTTTGGAATTTTCTCCCCAAGATGAGTTGGAGGGGgaacttgtttattttcaatataGGTTATTGCAGAATGTGGTTGCAAAAAGAAGGCATATTG ATAATTTAATCTATAGTGTTGCAAAGAGTTTACCACATGAGATTGATAAGGCACATCAACAAAGATGGGATGATGTTATTGTTAATCAATATCTACGTGATCTTAGAGAGGCAAAAAAGCAGggcagaaaagaaagaaagcacAAGGAAGCACAGGCAGTATTGGCTGCTGCAACTGCTGCTGCAGCAGCATCTTCTAGGTCATTCCGGAAAGACACATTAGATGAATCTATGCAACAGGAG aattttttaaaatcagacCATTTAAATGGAAGGGCGGGTGCTTGTTCTCAACCAATGCCTCGAGCTAAAGAGACACTTTCAAGAGTAGCTGTGACTAGAACTTCATCAGAGAAATATTCGGATTTTTGCATGCCAACCTCAGATTTTTCTAAGGAGCAATGTAAATCATGTGATATTTGTAGACGATCAGAGACTATTTTAAACCCTATCCTAGTCTGCTCTGGTTGTAAG GTTTCAGTCCACTTAGATTGCTATCGTAGTGTGAAAGAAACGACAGGTCCGTGGTACTGTGAGTTATGTGAAGATTTGTCATCTAGAAGCTCTGAGGCATCTGCCATCAACTTTTGGGAGAAACCTTATATTAGTGTGAAATGTGCTCTCTGTGGTGGTACTACTGGTGCTTTTAGGAAGTCTTCTGATGGTCAATGGATTCATGCTTTCTGTGCTGAG TGGGTTTTTGAGTCTACGTTCAGAAGAGGACAAATAGATGCTGTGGAAGGAATG GAAAGTGTGCCAAAAGGCGTTGACACTTGTTGCATCTGCCATAGCAAGAATGGTGTATGCATGAAG TGCTGCTATGGGCATTGTCAGACCACATTCCACCCATCCTGTGCTAGAAGTGCTGGTTTGTACATGAATGCAAGGACTGCTGGTGGCAAGGTTCAACACAAGGCTTACTGTGAAAAACATAGTTTGGAGCAAAAAGCGAAG GCTGAAAATCAAAAACATGGAATTGAAGAGTTAAAAAGTATCAGGCAAATTAGG GTTGAACTAGAGAGATTACGTCTCCTTTGTGAAAGAATTGTCAAACGTGAAAAAATAAAG CGGGAATTAGTACTATGTTCACATGACATACTTGCCTTTAAGAGAGATAATGTTGCGAGGTCTGTGCTAGTTCATAGCCCTTTCATCCTTCCTGATGGTAGTTCAGAATCAGCTACAACGTCTCTAAAAGGGAACACAGAGGGATACAGATCATGCAGTGAACCTCCACAAAGATCAGATGATGTTACTGTTGACAGTTCTATTTCTGCTAAGCGCCGTGTCAGAGTTGCCATATCTATGGATGCAGACCCAAAATTGGATGATGACTGTTCAACCTCCCAGAGCAAATATAACCACAAGATTCCAGAAAGAACACAATTTTCTGGCAAGAAGATTCCTCATAGAGCTGCTGCATCACGAAATATTTTGGATGAAGGTGGATGGAGATCCAAATCTAGAAAG CATGCCGAAACATTTGGAAAAGAGCTTGTTATGACGTCAGATGAAGCGTCTATGAAGAATTCAAGGCTGCCAAAAGGATATGCATATGTTCCTGCTGATTGTCTGTCAAATGACAAGCACTCTAACGAGGATATGTATGCTAGTGGGCCTGTGGAGCATGACAGATAG
- the LOC108331517 gene encoding uncharacterized protein LOC108331517 isoform X1 has translation MLRFLCTLLLPAMTGGRCLPLKDMTEEGDAAAVRRPYRSDFVAEITRDFSVSEIDYLSQARKALSESSPFDVAEETSTSAALTLPSGLAGLLNRQTDNRRRPKKSHSGGQKRKSSTRANQKKPEDSNIWIETEEYFRDLTLADIDFLLEFSRTSSLASQDFSIPLLGNIPTYNAVRSYSEKEMEPAPKVSVGVGGEDEKKGDLVGSEDAKKVGEAVESEDGLLVIEAIDDAVVEQPCPRDDRNQDSSDSAISLEWFLGRRNKLSLTSQRPSKKRRLLGVEAGLEKVIMSCPYDEGQPFCHYCGRGDTGSDSNRLIVCAACKMAVHGKCYGVHEGVDEAWLCSWCKQMGDVDESVNPCVLCPKKGGALKPVYSSVKGAGSAAFVHLFCSLWMPEVYIDDLEKMEPVMNVGEVKETRKKLVCSVCKSKCGACVRCSHGSCRTSFHPSCARDARHRMEVWAKYGNDNVELRAFCLKHSDLPESKSILPQEAFIEVRNELSEASDLPVTLPVSGEHNLRDCRNGGLVSDSNPDKLNHCDEPPDGGLPDCRLSDHMLGCGAVPQQNVEVVERGNENADGSDSNSFALVLKKLIDRGKVNVKDVALEIGISPDTLTANTNEAYMAPDVRHKIVNWLKGHVYSGAFQKGLKVKFKPANASKIDSGATDGSDTLPISDSGLLDPVAVKSVPPRRRTTNNIRILKDNKVICSSEGVTSENGMPVHMCRIGQSNCENPTSSNEASIPNATETNLPKYEDVFQEVQENADNPHKSCLSGYVSDDKCSICLQNPSTLSYQQFLVHSASEPSDSGFIKGAISSYIHPFINKKLLQIQDGVPLENVISGSTDKGNSGLVESFGASGCSNSQNQNLTSSEISKPDEVKREQLVRTKKVELLEFSPQDELEGELVYFQYRLLQNVVAKRRHIDNLIYSVAKSLPHEIDKAHQQRWDDVIVNQYLRDLREAKKQGRKERKHKEAQAVLAAATAAAAASSRSFRKDTLDESMQQENFLKSDHLNGRAGACSQPMPRAKETLSRVAVTRTSSEKYSDFCMPTSDFSKEQCKSCDICRRSETILNPILVCSGCKVSVHLDCYRSVKETTGPWYCELCEDLSSRSSEASAINFWEKPYISVKCALCGGTTGAFRKSSDGQWIHAFCAEWVFESTFRRGQIDAVEGMESVPKGVDTCCICHSKNGVCMKCCYGHCQTTFHPSCARSAGLYMNARTAGGKVQHKAYCEKHSLEQKAKAENQKHGIEELKSIRQIRVELERLRLLCERIVKREKIKRELVLCSHDILAFKRDNVARSVLVHSPFILPDGSSESATTSLKGNTEGYRSCSEPPQRSDDVTVDSSISAKRRVRVAISMDADPKLDDDCSTSQSKYNHKIPERTQFSGKKIPHRAAASRNILDEGGWRSKSRKHAETFGKELVMTSDEASMKNSRLPKGYAYVPADCLSNDKHSNEDMYASGPVEHDR, from the exons ATGCTCCGCTTCCTGTGTACCTTGTTGTTGCCGGCTATGACCGGGGGACGATGTCTCCCGTTGAAGGACATGACGGAGGAAGGGGATGCCGCTGCCGTGAGGAGACCCTATCGGTCTGATTTTGTGGCGGAAATTACTCGTGATTTTTCCGTAAGTGAAATTGATTACTTATCCCAGGCTAGGAAAGCTCTCTCAGAAAGTTCTCCCTTTGATGTTGCCGAAGAAACTTCGACTTCTGCTGCGCTGACGCTGCCCAGTGGATTGGCTGGCCTGCTGAACAGACAGACTGATAACAGGAGACGTCCGAAGAAGTCCCATTCTGGTGGGCAAAAGAGGAAATCTTCGACTAGGGCAAACCAGAAGAAACCTGAGGATTCTAACATTTGGATTGAGACTGAGGAGTACTTTAGAGACCTAACCTTGGCAGATATTGACTTCTTGCTTGAGTTCTCTCGCACTTCTAGTTTAGCTTCTCAGGACTTCTCCATTCCATTATTGGGAAATATTCCGACCTACAATGCAGTTCGAAGTTATAGCGAGAAGGAAATGGAGCCTGCTCCTAAAGTCAGCGTAGGAGTCGGTGGTGAGGATGAAAAGAAGGGTGATTTAGTGGGTAGTGAGGATGCAAAGAAGGTTGGTGAAGCTGTGGAAAGTGAGGATGGATTGTTGGTAATTGAGGCAATTGATGATGCTGTTGTTGAACAACCATGTCCTCGGGATGACAGGAATCAAGACAGTTCTGATTCTGCTATCAGTTTAGAATGGTTTTTGGGACGTAGGAATAAACTTTCTTTAACTTCTCAGCGTCCCTCCAAGAAAAGGAGGCTTTTGGGCGTTGAGGCTGGTTTGGAGAAAGTTATAATGTCTTGTCCTTATGACGAGGGTCAACCGTTTTGCCACTACTGTGGCAGAGGAGACACTGGCAGTGACTCCAATAGGTTAATTGTATGCGCAGCTTGTAAAATGGCAGTTCACGGGAAGTGCTATGGGGTGCATGAGGGTGTGGATGAGGCTTGGCTGTGCTCCTGGTGCAAACAAATGGGTGATGTTGATGAATCAGTGAATCCTTGTGTTCTTTGTCCAAAGAAGGGTGGTGCATTAAAACCAGTTTATAGCAGTGTGAAAGGTGCTGGCTCAGCTGCATTTGTGCACTTATTCTGCTCTCTGTGGATGCCTGAGGTTTATATAGATGATCTGGAGAAGATGGAACCTGTTATGAATGTGGGGGAAGTCAAGGAAACCAGGAAGAAATTAGTGTGTAGTGTTTGCAAATCAAAGTGTGGTGCATGTGTTCGGTGCAGCCATG GAAGCTGCAGAACTTCTTTCCACCCTTCATGTGCAAGGGATGCGAGACATAGGATGGAGGTTTGGGCAAAGTATGGTAATGATAAT GTTGAGTTGCGGGCTTTTTGCTTGAAACACTCGGATCTACCAGAGAGCAAAAGCATCTTGCCACAGGAAGCCTTTATAGAGGTTAGAAATGAATTATCAGAAGCCAGTGACCTTCCAGTGACATTGCCAGTGAGTGGTGAACACAACTTGAGAGATTGCAGGAATGGAGGATTAGTTTCTGACAGTAATCCAGACAAATTGAACCATTGTGACGAACCACCAGATGGAGGACTACCTGATTGCAGGTTAAGTGATCACATGTTGGGATGTGGTGCTGTGCCCCAACAAAATGTTGAAGTGGTAGAGAGAGGGAATGAGAATGCTGATGGATCTGATTCTAACAGTTTTGCTCTAGTTTTGAAGAAG TTGATTGATCGAGGAAAAGTTAATGTAAAAGATGTAGCATTGGAGATTGGCATTTCACCAGATACATTAACTGCAAATACAAAT GAAGCTTATATGGCCCCTGATGTCCGACACAAAATAGTGAATTGGCTAAAAGGCCATGTATATTCCGGTGCATTTCAGAAGGGTTTAAAGGTCAAATTCAAACCAGCCAATGCATCCAAAATTGATAGTGGAGCCACGGATGGCTCTGATACTTTACCAATATCAGACTCAGGTTTGCTGGATCCTGTTGCTGTTAAGTCGGTTCCGCCAAGGAGGAGAACAACCAATAACATTAGGATTTTGAAGGATAATAAAGTGATATGTTCATCTGAGGGGGTTACAAGTGAGAATGGGATGCCGGTACACATGTGCAGAATAGGTCAGTCCAACTGCGAGAATCCAACAAGTTCCAATGAAGCATCCATCCCTAATGCAACAGAAACg AACTTACCCAAGTATGAGGATGTTTTTCAAGAAGTTCAAG AGAATGCTGATAACCCTCACAAATCCTGCTTATCTGGGTACGTTTCAGATGACAAGTGTAGTATTTGTTTGCAAAATCCTTCTACGCTTTCATATCAGCAATTTCTTGTTCATTCTGCTTCAGAACCATCTGATTCTGGTTTCAT AAAGGGTGCAATCTCTAGTTACATTCATCCATTCATCAACAAGAAATTGCTGCAGATTCAGGATGGGGTGCCCTTGGAGAATGTTATAT CAGGTTCAACTGACAAGGGAAATTCGGGTTTGGTTGAATCCTTTGGAGCTAGTGGCTGCTCAAATAGCCAAAATCAGAACTTAACTTCCAGTGAAATATCAAAGCCTGACGAAGTAAAGAGGGAGCAATTGGTTAGGACTAAAAAAGTGGAACTTTTGGAATTTTCTCCCCAAGATGAGTTGGAGGGGgaacttgtttattttcaatataGGTTATTGCAGAATGTGGTTGCAAAAAGAAGGCATATTG ATAATTTAATCTATAGTGTTGCAAAGAGTTTACCACATGAGATTGATAAGGCACATCAACAAAGATGGGATGATGTTATTGTTAATCAATATCTACGTGATCTTAGAGAGGCAAAAAAGCAGggcagaaaagaaagaaagcacAAGGAAGCACAGGCAGTATTGGCTGCTGCAACTGCTGCTGCAGCAGCATCTTCTAGGTCATTCCGGAAAGACACATTAGATGAATCTATGCAACAGGAG aattttttaaaatcagacCATTTAAATGGAAGGGCGGGTGCTTGTTCTCAACCAATGCCTCGAGCTAAAGAGACACTTTCAAGAGTAGCTGTGACTAGAACTTCATCAGAGAAATATTCGGATTTTTGCATGCCAACCTCAGATTTTTCTAAGGAGCAATGTAAATCATGTGATATTTGTAGACGATCAGAGACTATTTTAAACCCTATCCTAGTCTGCTCTGGTTGTAAG GTTTCAGTCCACTTAGATTGCTATCGTAGTGTGAAAGAAACGACAGGTCCGTGGTACTGTGAGTTATGTGAAGATTTGTCATCTAGAAGCTCTGAGGCATCTGCCATCAACTTTTGGGAGAAACCTTATATTAGTGTGAAATGTGCTCTCTGTGGTGGTACTACTGGTGCTTTTAGGAAGTCTTCTGATGGTCAATGGATTCATGCTTTCTGTGCTGAG TGGGTTTTTGAGTCTACGTTCAGAAGAGGACAAATAGATGCTGTGGAAGGAATG GAAAGTGTGCCAAAAGGCGTTGACACTTGTTGCATCTGCCATAGCAAGAATGGTGTATGCATGAAG TGCTGCTATGGGCATTGTCAGACCACATTCCACCCATCCTGTGCTAGAAGTGCTGGTTTGTACATGAATGCAAGGACTGCTGGTGGCAAGGTTCAACACAAGGCTTACTGTGAAAAACATAGTTTGGAGCAAAAAGCGAAG GCTGAAAATCAAAAACATGGAATTGAAGAGTTAAAAAGTATCAGGCAAATTAGG GTTGAACTAGAGAGATTACGTCTCCTTTGTGAAAGAATTGTCAAACGTGAAAAAATAAAG CGGGAATTAGTACTATGTTCACATGACATACTTGCCTTTAAGAGAGATAATGTTGCGAGGTCTGTGCTAGTTCATAGCCCTTTCATCCTTCCTGATGGTAGTTCAGAATCAGCTACAACGTCTCTAAAAGGGAACACAGAGGGATACAGATCATGCAGTGAACCTCCACAAAGATCAGATGATGTTACTGTTGACAGTTCTATTTCTGCTAAGCGCCGTGTCAGAGTTGCCATATCTATGGATGCAGACCCAAAATTGGATGATGACTGTTCAACCTCCCAGAGCAAATATAACCACAAGATTCCAGAAAGAACACAATTTTCTGGCAAGAAGATTCCTCATAGAGCTGCTGCATCACGAAATATTTTGGATGAAGGTGGATGGAGATCCAAATCTAGAAAG CATGCCGAAACATTTGGAAAAGAGCTTGTTATGACGTCAGATGAAGCGTCTATGAAGAATTCAAGGCTGCCAAAAGGATATGCATATGTTCCTGCTGATTGTCTGTCAAATGACAAGCACTCTAACGAGGATATGTATGCTAGTGGGCCTGTGGAGCATGACAGATAG